Proteins encoded in a region of the Sphingomonas jaspsi DSM 18422 genome:
- a CDS encoding class I SAM-dependent methyltransferase codes for MRAWNFVALAALIVAPLPATASPADVATTVAAVADRSEANVKLDASRKPVEVLTFLGLEKGMRVADLFGSNLYWAEITAPAVGPDGTIVIWNPTQFTNDKRKAAVADFTAKHPNVVFTYSPFESPVLSAGAYDFLLMNLDYHDTYWSSEKNKIPVMDPQRWVAAIYNSMKPGGIVGIIDHAANPGGDTRKVVDDLHRIDPAVVRADFERAGFVLEAESDLLRNPADDHSKNVFDESIRGKTDRFIFKFRKPR; via the coding sequence ATGCGCGCATGGAATTTCGTTGCCCTCGCGGCCTTGATCGTGGCGCCGCTTCCGGCGACCGCCTCACCGGCCGACGTTGCGACCACGGTGGCAGCCGTCGCCGACCGCAGCGAAGCGAACGTAAAGCTCGACGCCAGCCGCAAGCCGGTCGAGGTGCTGACCTTCCTTGGGCTTGAGAAAGGGATGCGGGTCGCCGACCTTTTCGGCTCAAACCTCTACTGGGCCGAAATCACCGCACCGGCGGTCGGTCCCGACGGTACCATCGTCATCTGGAACCCGACCCAGTTCACCAACGACAAGCGCAAGGCGGCGGTCGCTGATTTCACCGCCAAGCATCCCAACGTGGTCTTCACCTACAGCCCGTTCGAATCGCCGGTGCTGTCGGCGGGCGCCTACGATTTCCTGCTGATGAACCTCGATTACCACGACACCTATTGGTCGAGCGAGAAGAACAAGATCCCGGTAATGGATCCGCAGCGCTGGGTCGCGGCGATCTACAATTCAATGAAGCCGGGCGGCATCGTCGGGATCATCGACCATGCGGCCAATCCGGGCGGCGACACCCGCAAGGTGGTCGACGACCTGCACCGGATCGATCCGGCGGTGGTCAGGGCGGATTTTGAGCGAGCGGGCTTCGTGCTCGAGGCCGAAAGTGACCTGCTTCGCAACCCGGCCGACGATCACAGCAAGAATGTGTTCGACGAAAGTATCCGCGGCAAGACCGACCGCTTCATCTTCAAGTTTCGCAAGCCGCGATGA